From Coffea arabica cultivar ET-39 chromosome 9c, Coffea Arabica ET-39 HiFi, whole genome shotgun sequence, one genomic window encodes:
- the LOC113707636 gene encoding uncharacterized protein translates to MEALRLFILFLLLSSITIIVGAFRADDMIDEDEDLSNFDDFLTPDFGGSKPLIRLSGRSLAQQKLPGNYTCDVYPRVCRLKGSAGPDCCYKKCVNVKTDSLNCFMCGHKCKSGEICCNGKCRSTVSDKNNCGGCNIKCKPGEICCNGKCRSMVSDKNNCGGCNIKCKPGEICCNGKCKNTSNDKNNCGGCNIKCKSGEICCNRKCKNKLNDTINCGGCNIKCKFGENCCNGKCKNTLYDKNNCGGCNVKCKPGDRCDYGFCGYA, encoded by the coding sequence ATGGAGGCACTAAGACTCTTCATACTCTTCCTTCTTCTATCATCAATAACAATTATCGTTGGAGCATTCAGGGCTGATGACATGATTGATGAAGACGAGGACTTGAGCAACTTCGATGATTTTCTAACCCCtgattttggaggatccaagcCTTTGATACGACTAAGTGGCCGCTCCCTTGCTCAGCAAAAACTTCCGGGAAATTATACCTGTGACGTATATCCAAGAGTTTGTCGTCTGAAGGGCAGTGCTGGACCAGATTGCTGCTACAAGAAATGTGTCAATGTGAAGACTGATAGCTTGAACTGTTTTATGTGTGGCCATAAGTGCAAATCTGGTGAAATCTGCTGCAATGGAAAATGCAGGAGCACGGTATCCGATAAGAATAATTGTGGTGGATGCAACATCAAGTGCAAACCTGGTGAAATCTGCTGCAATGGAAAATGCAGGAGCATGGTATCCGATAAGAATAATTGTGGTGGATGCAACATCAAGTGCAAACCTGGTGAAATCTGTTGCAATGGAAAATGCAAGAACACATCAAACGATAAGAATAATTGTGGTGGATGCAACATCAAGTGCAAATCTGGTGAAATCTGCTGCAATCGAAAATGCAAGAACAAGTTGAACGATACTATAAATTGTGGTGGATGCAACATCAAGTGCAAATTTGGTGAAAACTGCTGCAACGGAAAATGCAAGAATACATTGTACGATAAGAATAACTGCGGCGGATGCAACGTCAAATGCAAACCTGGTGATCGCTGTGATTATGGGTTCTGCGGTTATGCATAA
- the LOC140014255 gene encoding uncharacterized protein: MESSSESAFKVMNQDFVKLDRFDSTNFSRWKDKMMFFLTALKIAYVLDPSLPEIPEPKDGDSDEVKVQHRKRAEDELLCRGHIMNTLSDRLYDLYTAVKSPKEIWNALEYKYNTMKQVNALSEKNSQNFSGSKRKSPEASTSKDKKKNRICYKCGKKGHYKRECKADSNKKQNKDNAKNANLVEQDVAEIVAMISHWNIGMISELHVAAATKSCDWWYDSGATVHVCNDKSQFKTYEEVPDGHKVLMGNHDTAKVIGIGSVDLQFTSGKKLILANVLHVPEIRKNLVSADALNKKGLKAVIESNKVIFSLNGVFVGKGYSCDGMFKLCINKNNVSVYIVDASYSLWHGYAENSKAYRLLDLDSNVIVESRDVEFLEDKFLYNSTMSTDPSQEPPPVSNARPSNNNKRDAGDIPSELRRSQRQRKEKHLSSDFIDSQAIVFLVEGDRQFLLDKIPVLLTVEDDPKTFSEAMKSRDASFWREAINDEMDSLLSNNTWILVDLPPGSKPIGCKWVFRRKYATDGSVQTFKARLVAKGFRQKEGIDYFDTYAPVARIISIRVLLALASMFDLCVH; encoded by the exons ATGGAGTCAAGTTCTGAATCTGCGTTCAAAGTGATGAATCAGGACTTCGTGAAGTTGGACAGATTCGACAGCACTAACTTCTCCCGTTGGAAGGATAAgatgatgtttttcctgacggCTTTGAAGATTGCTTACGTTCTGGATCCTTCTCTTCCTGAAATTCCAGAACCTAAAGATGGTGATTCTGATGAAGTCAAGGTACAACACAGAAAACGCGCAGAGGACGAGTTGCTGTGCAGAGGACACATCATGAACACTCTTTCTGACCGCTTGTATGATCTGTATACTGCAGTCAAGTCGCCAAAGGAAATCTGGAATGCACTGGAATACAAGTATAATACGATGAAACAAG TGAATGCTTTAAGTGAGAAGAATTCACAGAATTTTTCTGGTTCCAAAAGAAAGTCTCCAGAAGCAAGTACATCTAAGGACAAGAAGAAGAATAGAATCTGCTATAAGTGCGGCAAGAAGGGACATTACAAGCGTGAGTGCAAGGCAGATAGcaacaaaaagcaaaataaAGACAATGCCAAAAATGCAAATCTGGTTGAACAAGATGTTGCTGAGATTGTTGCAATGATTTCGCATTGGAACATTGGCATGATTTCTGAGTTGCATGTGGCTGCTGCAACCAAATCGTGTGACTGGTGGTATGATTCTGGTGCCACCGTGCATGTTTGTAATGATAAGTCCCAATTCAAGACTTATGAAGAAGTTCCTGATGGTCATAAAGTATTGATGGGAAACCATGATACAGCAAAGGTCATTGGCATAGGAAGTGTAGACTTGCAGTTTACTTCCGGAAAGAAACTTATACTGGCCAATGTACTTCATGTtccagaaattaggaaaaatctTGTGTCGGCTGATGCCTTAAACAAAAAGGGGCTAAAGGCTGTGATAGAGTCTAATAAGGTTATCTTCTCTTTGAATGGTGTATTTGTTGGCAAGGGATACTCTTGTGATGGAATGTTCAAGTTATgtatcaataaaaataatgtttCTGTGTATATTGTTGATGCTTCATATTCTCTTTGGCATG GCTATGCTGAAAATTCAAAAGCATATCGATTGCTAGATTTAGATTCTAACGTCATTGTGGAATCTAGAGATGTCGAATTTTTAGAAGATAAATTTCTTTATAATTCGACAATGAGTACAGATCCAAGCCAAGAGCCACCGCCTGtttccaatgctagaccctccaataataataaaagggaTGCAGGGGACATTCCAAGTGAATTAAGGAGGAGTCAAAGGCAACGGAAAGAAAAACATTTATCCTCTGATTTTATAGATTCACAAGCTATTGTTTTCCTAGTTGAAGGCGATAGACAGTTTCTACTTGACAAGATTCCTGTCTTGTTAACTGTAGAAGATGATCCTAAAACTTTTAGTGAAGCTATGAAATCGAGAGATGCATCGTTTTGGAGAGAGGCAATTAATGATGAAATGGATTCATTATTGAGTAATAATACTTGGATCCTAGTTGATTTGCCTCCGGGTTCTAAACCAATTGGCTGTAAGTGGGTATTTCGAAGGAAATACGCTACTGATGGATCTGTACAAACTTTCAAGGCAAGATTAGTAGCAAAAGGATTTAGGCAAAAGGAGGGAATCgattattttgatacttatgCACCAGTAGCTAGAATTATATCTATAAGAGTACTATTAGCATTGGCttcaatgtttgatttgtgtgtACATTAG
- the LOC113709011 gene encoding uncharacterized protein, with protein sequence MKCAKILVLLAMVMAMALAITISAAEASRDESFLGNKEGSEVADSSEISSSEDEAPISLRGTNRFLPQKYRAKMTCNNYPRVCHIRGSPGPDCCKKKCVNVLIDRLNCGMCGKKCKYPEICCKGRCVNPLSDRRHCGSCSNKCNKGSFCVYGMCSYA encoded by the coding sequence ATGAAGTGCGCAAAGATTTTAGTACTACTTGCAATGGTGATGGCGATGGCCTTGGCCATTACCATATCAGCAGCAGAAGCATCTAGAGACGAATCATTTCTTGGCAACAAGGAAGGCTCTGAAGTAGCTGATTCCTCTGAAATTTCTTCGTCTGAAGATGAAGCACCAATATCACTTCGTGGGACTAACCGCTTCCTTCCCCAAAAATATAGGGCCAAAATGACATGCAACAATTACCCCAGAGTATGCCACATAAGGGGGAGTCCTGGGCCAGATTGCTGCAAGAAGAAATGTGTGAATGTTTTAATTGACAGACTAAACTGTGGCATGTGCGGGAAGAAATGCAAGTACCCAGAGATCTGCTGCAAAGGAAGGTGCGTGAATCCATTGTCAGATAGGAGACACTGTGGAAGTTGCAGCAATAAGTGCAACAAAGGTAGCTTTTGTGTTTATGGAATGTGCAGCTACGCATAG
- the LOC113709013 gene encoding putative pectate lyase 2 — MAKSGAFFLAVSWTILIDGFFFEGLVYGFQPLQAQKIHSIPQNNTNSKTQTLNAIDSCWRSNPKWDSNRQALANCAKGFGSDALGGKNGRIYVVTDPSDDPINPKPGTLRFGAIQYEPLWIIFQRDMVLKLENELIMNSYKTIDGRGVKVEIANGPCITIQNVSHVIIHGISIHSCTLGKRGLVRSTPDHVGLRLGSDGDAITVFTSSHVWIDHNYLANCADGLVDVVSGSTSVTISNNYYTQHEEVMLFGHRDGNIEDQIMKVTVVFNHFGYGLVQRIPRVRVGYAHVANNFYEPWLFYAIGGSSNPTILSEGNYFIAPNRTDTKQVTRRDNAGGPNNWKNWNWRSLDDVFVNGAYFVQSGNGSCYPNYNGSQVFTVASGDLVPSLTSDAGPLKCYPGLAC, encoded by the exons ATGGCCAAGTCTGGTGCATTCTTCCTAGCGGTTTCATGGACAATCTTGATAgatggatttttttttgagggTTTGGTATATGGATTTCAACCCCTTCAAGCTCAAAAAATACATAGTATTCCTCAAAATAATACcaattccaaaactcagaccCTTAATGCAATTGATTCTTGTTGGAGATCAAACCCAAAATGGGATTCAAATCGCCAAGCTTTGGCTAATTGTGCTAAAGGTTTTGGAAGTGATGCCCTTGGAGGGAAGAATGGTAGGATATATGTTGTCACCGACCCCTCTGATGACCCTATAAATCCCAAGCCAGGTACACTCAGATTTGGTGCCATCCAATATGAACCGTTATGGATCATTTTTCAAAGAGACATGGTCCTTAAGCTGGAGAACGAGCTGATAATGAATAGTTACAAGACTATAGATGGAAGAGGAGTCAAAGTTGAGATTGCAAATGGACCGTGCATCACAATTCAAAATGTCAGCCATGTTATTATTCATGGGATTAGCATCCATAGCTGCACGCTAGGGAAACGGGGGCTGGTTCGAAGCACCCCAGATCACGTCGGCCTCAGATTGGGTTCTGATGGAGATGCAATTACTGTATTCACATCTTCTCATGTTTGGATTGATCACAACTATTTAGCTAATTGTGCGGACGGCCTCGTGGATGTAGTCAGTGGTTCGACATCTGTGACTATCTCCAACAATTACTACACTCAGCATGAGGAG GTGATGCTTTTTGGACATCGAGATGGCAATATTGAGGACCAAATTATGAAGGTGACCGTTGTATTTAACCATTTTGGTTATGGATTAGTTCAAAGAATTCCAAG GGTTAGGGTCGGCTATGCTCATGTAGCAAACAATTTCTACGAGCCGTGGCTTTTCTACGCGATTGGTGGAAGCTCAAATCCAACAATACTTAGCGAGGGGAATTACTTTATAGCTCCAAACCGTACTGATACCAAACAA GTTACCAGGAGAGACAATGCTGGTGGTCCGAACAACTGGAAGAATTGGAATTGGAGATCCCTCGACGATGTGTTTGTGAATGGGGCTTATTTTGTTCAGTCTGGAAATGGAAGCTGCTACCCTAATTATAATGGATCTCAAGTATTTACTGTGGCT